A single region of the Anas platyrhynchos isolate ZD024472 breed Pekin duck chromosome 6, IASCAAS_PekinDuck_T2T, whole genome shotgun sequence genome encodes:
- the SGMS1 gene encoding phosphatidylcholine:ceramide cholinephosphotransferase 1 yields MKEVLLWSPEEVTNWLTENAVPEYCEPLKSFTGQDLINLTEEDFKKTPLSRVSSDSGQRLLHMIETLKMAHHIEAHKNGHINGHIPVSMRNTTHENGFSSKMKLNGVPNGYKKEMIKIPMPEPERSQYPMEWGKTFLAFIYALFCFIFTTVTISVVHERVPPKEVQPPLPDAFFDRFDRVQWAFSICEINGMILVGLWFVQWLLLKYKSIISRRFFCIVGTLYLYRCITMYVTTLPVPGMHFKCSPKLFGDWESHLRRIMKLIAGGGLSITGSHNMCGDYLYSGHTVILTLTYLFIKEYSPRRLWWYHWLCWTLSMVGMFCILLAHDHYTVDVVVAYYITTRLFWWYHTMANQQVLKEASQTNLLARVWWYKPFQYFEKNVQGIVPRSYHWPFPWPVLHRGRQVKYSRLVNDT; encoded by the exons ATGAAAGAAGTGCTGTTGTGGTCGCCCGAAGAGGTGACAAATTGGCTAACAGAAAATGCTGTGCCGGAGTATTGTGAGCCATTGAAGAGCTTCACTGGGCAGGATTTGATCAACCTGACAGAGGAGGATTTCAAGAAGACACCTCTCTCCCGGGTGTCTTCCGACAGTGGACAGCGACTATTGCACATGATTGAGACCTTAAAAATGGCTCATCACATCGAGGCTCACAAAAATGGGCACATCAATGGGCACATCCCTGTCAGCATGAGGAACACCACACATGAAAACGGCTTTAGTAGTAAAATGAAGCTGAACGGGGTGCCAAATGGGTATAAGAAGGAGATGATAAAGATCCCCATGCCAGAGCCAGAGCGCTCACAGTATCCCATGGAATGGGGGAAGACTTTCCTGGCTTTTATTTATGCacttttttgtttcatctttacCACAGTGACTATCTCAGTTGTTCATGAAAGAGTGCCTCCCAAGGAGGTGCAGCCTCCCTTACCAGATGCATTTTTTGATCGTTTTGATCGGGTGCAATGGGCCTTTTCTATTTGTGAAATTAATGGCATGATCCTTGTAGGACTGTGGTTTGTTCAGTGGCTGCTGTTAAAATACAA gtcTATAATTAGCAGAAGATTTTTCTGTATAGTTGGCACACTATACTTGTATCGGTGTATTACAATGTATGTAACGACACTCCCAGTACCTGGCATGCATTTCAAGTGTTCTCCAAAG cTTTTTGGAGACTGGGAATCTCATCTGCGAAGGATAATGAAACTGATTGCTGGTGGAGGATTGTCCATCACAGGATCCCACAACATGTGCGGCGACTATCTGTACAGCGGTCACACCGTCATATTAACTCTTACATACTTATTTATCAAAGAGT ATTCCCCACGGCGACTCTGGTGGTATCACTGGCTTTGCTGGACACTCAGCATGGTTGGGATGTTCTGCATCCTCCTTGCTCATGACCACTACACTGTGGACGTGGTGGTGGCTTACTACATCACTACAAGACTTTTCTGGTGGTATCACACGATGGCCAACCAGCAA GTGCTAAAAGAAGCTTCCCAAACCAACCTCCTTGCAAGGGTCTGGTGGTACAAGCCCTTCCAGTACTTCGAAAAGAATGTCCAAGGAATTGTACCTCGCTCCTACCACTGGCCCTTCCCCTGGCCGGTGCTGCATCGAGGCAGGCAGGTGAAATACAGCCGACTGGTGAATGACACATAA